The DNA sequence TGGCTGCTCCAGTAGTTCCCTGGCCAGGTGTTCCCGCGCACGCGCCCGCGACACTAATGCTGTGCCGCGAGCTGGCCGCCGTCACGGCTggctgcgccggcgccggtAGCGTACGGGGTGGATAAACTCTACATCTAAATGTAGGGCTTCCTGATATGGTGGCATCGATTAATTTGCGAATGactaaactttgtttttgaatCGCCTTCATGGCCTTTGTTTCGAGACAAAGGTTGACAGCCACAAAGGCCTGagtaatattgttgtttttgattGGGGGTTATATCAAATCTGCGTGACTAAAATTCGTTTTTGCGTAGGACTGTAACTATTTTTTGCTCCACCACCATAACCTTTAACCCCTTTCATGTTAAGGTTTCCACATGTGCTTATTACGAGTTTTCGAGTTTTTCGGACACAGCCAGAAAGTACGAAAAACACTGAATAACTTATGGTTGGTATTGGTAAGGGTTAGGTCAAAGGTAAAAGGCAGACGTTAGAGCGGTCGTAGCTCGCAGATGATCGGACGAAATCCGCTATAAGCTGAACCCCAAGCTTCATGTCGTGTTCTTCAATGTCAAATACATATATTAGAAGGTAGCGCAACATATTCAAAAAAAGATCGCTCAATAAACGTGGGACTACGACCGTATTAAGCATAACGATGCGAGGAGGTCGAATGGTAACCTTAACATAGTCTATGTAATAAATGgtaacatataaaaatgtaagaaaaactTTGTTCAGAGATATTAAAAAACTACTAGtacgattttttaaattactttagtgTTAGATAGCCCATTTGGCTGTATAATATATATCATCAAGCTATGGATAATGGCATATTTTGTAAACCGGCGAGAAGATACGTGTACTATTTCTAGAAACTATTTCCGCTTCTTCCAAAATTGTAAGGGCAGAGCAGAGATCGTTTTGAAGACGCTCAGAGGATATTAATATCCTTTTACAGGGACATTGCTTGATcagattaagtaaaaaaatactgtttgtattcaagtaaataaacaaaatagttttctcATTACCTATTTTTCCAtagtatcattaaataaaacagttgtcGCAAAGAGATTAttatcacacaaacaaaaagaaatccGTGGCCCAAGGCGAATGATTAAGCCGCAGGCAATGTAAAGGGGGGTGCACACTGCAAGGAATCACGCTCGACAGAGCGCGTCGTTGCGTGTGCCGAGCGGAGCGCGCCGTGCGATATGCTCAGCGGAATAAGCAACATGCTCTTATAAGAAGTAGTCACACCTACATGGGTAAACAATTTTAACAgcttcacatttttaataatttgtgaaCATGAATGTCTTTTAGCGAGTTTTAAAATAGTGTCCTTtagatagtttaaaaatagctttttaaataaGTCTTGGTTCGAAACATCATTGAATGAACCGGGATAGCTAACGTAGATGAACTGTTCGATCGCTTACCTCCACTAGTTGGAGAGGCACCGATATTTAAgaagaaaaggttttattttaggttttgaTGAAGTCGTTTTTGATTCGCTGCTTGACTAGATTGTGCggtatataaaactttttcattgaCCTGCCTACATCATTATTCTCAATCAATCGTGGCCACATGAAATtgcataaaaaagtattatttggaATATATCACACCAATATGgtttaataaactgtttagttAAACAATTGTCAATTTATAAGTCAGTTTTAGTGttattaaggaattttattattaaataataaaggtaatcatattaattaatcGTGAATTGGGTATACTTTATAAcgtgtttgttgttttatatattttgaaaatggtTGAAAACGAATCTCCGTCGCCCTCCACTCAGCGCAGTCTCCACAATGCACCGTCATCTGTGGAGCCCTCGGCGTTCACCCTTAACGAGGAAAGTCAGGTCCGAGTGGCGAAGCCCCCGCCTTCCGTCATGTCTAAGCGGAGAATGTACCGAGTTATCGTCGACGACGTCGACGTCACCCCGGAGGACATTGTCGACCCAGAATTTGTGACTCTAGATGAGATGATCACACACGCCGCCTACGGCAAAGCAAGGTCGAGGAGCGAAGCAGTGCTAAAATTTTCGAGATCTAAGTCACGAACGGCTATGGACGGTACTAAGGTATACGCCACGACTATCAACCTTGACGACATTCATATCGATCACACACTCAACACGGAGGAAGGCGTCGAAGCCGACGACGGCGACATATCGTTAGCTCCTTCCgctttttatttaccaaaaatgAACCCAATTACTTCTTACCCACCTGAAATCTTCATTACATTGAAGGAAacagaaacagtttttttatttgagttgcCGTCCGTATCCTACGATAAAGGAACTCCCGAAGGTACAATTATTGAGGAAGAAAACACTTACTATGAATACATCACCGTTGGAAAAGGTAGAAACCGAAAGATGGTTACTGAAGAAACTCAAACAAAGGAATGTATAAAGCAGACAAGACACACGTTAGCCACGAGGCCGCAGAAGAAAAACGCCGAGTCCTTTGCGTCTATGTGGGACATGCACGACACTTACGCGAAAATCGCCAAGACCTTGCAGGAGCATGAGGAGCCAGATGAAATGGTTATGTACCAATCCGCCGCCCCGCATCTGTTGcgcaagaaaagaaaaaaggttgCATTCTCTATAGATCACGACAGCTCTCATAAAACATTCGCAGAAATAGCTTCAACACCACAATATTTAGACGCTGTCATGTTAACAGAGCGTGTTCTCGCATCTTTAGAATATGGAAAAGCTCAGAAAAGATTCCGAGGGCTAATAAAAATGGATCCCCTGTCATTAGATTTGGTTTACATTTACACGCTGAGACCGTTGTGGACTTTTGAATGCGAAGAGACGGCAGGTAGACCTATAGTCAGTATATCTGTTAATcctaaaaatgataatataatggCAGTAGCACACGGAAAATATGGCTTCGCGGATGCTTTCAATGGGACGGTGTGCATTTGGTGTACCAAGAACCCTTGCAAACCGGAAAGATTGTATCGCTTTGAGGTTGCCTTGACGTCAGTAGGGTTCTCTGAAAAGAATCCTAATTGGTTAGCTTGTGGATTCTTCAATGGAGACGTATTAATACTAGACATTACTTCATacgagataaaaataattgcgaAAAGCAAACGTGACACGAATCCTTGTTTCGAGCCTATTTGGACTATCAATTGGCGATCTGTGGATAGAGAAACCGAGTACGTGATGACGACGTGCCAAGATGGAAGGATCAACCGGTTCCAAAGTACAAAAACTCATGAGTTTATATGTGCACCCATGATGCGTATCTCAACCGTAGAGGGCAAGCTCAAAGGTTTAGAAACTGCTAAGACATGTTTGAAGGCGGACGTCCCGATCACGCGGTACCCAGCAGCCGTGTGCATGATGTGGCACAGGAACTGCGAAAACTGCTACCTGGTGGGGACTGACGAGGGCTGTATCCACAAGTGTTCCACGCACTACCTTAACCAACACATAGACGTGTTCCGTGCCCATGCCGGGCCCGTCACGGACATGGTCCAGTCTCCGCATATGAATATTCTGATTGCATCGAGCGGCGCGGACAACGCAATCAGGCTGTGGATGGAGGGCATGGACGAAGTTATTATGACGTTGATGTGCCCCACAGCAGTCACCGGAATATCATTCTGTCCGGTAAATGCGACTATTCTGCTATCGGCGAGCGGCAGCGTCTTGTCCGTGTGGGACTTACGTCGGAAAATTCATATGCCGTGCGCGGAGTACACGTTTCCGGGTAACGTGATACTGACGTATATCCGGTTTGCAAATCAAGGACACAACGTATTCGTGGGTGACACGtggggtagggtccacaccttCCATTTAGAAGATACACCGATACCGCCCTACTATCAGTGGAAGTTACTTGACGAGGCTATACGCAAAGCTCTGTGCACCAGACCGCATTTGATCAGGCAACTCGATAAACTTCTACGGTTAAGGTCAAGAGAACGTACGAAAAAGTCTTTGTAGTCAGATAATACCGGCTACCAAACGAATGATACCCATACAGCATTCTGTCATGTTTGTCGACTgcagttttatttctttataattagaGTCAGTAATAATTATAGCTGTCATGCTTTATTAGCTTTATTTCTggcatatttttgttattttagtaatCGTTTAGCTTTACTGTTAacgttagttatttttattattatttgagtgGGCTGATAAATAAAACgcttgcaaataaataatgaatcttATTCTTACGTGTCATAaggtacaaaatattatgaacagCTGAGTGTAtctttttaagataaataaattatattataatacaaaacagtGATATACATAGGTACTACATATTAATCTACTTTTGGAATGACTAGGACTTGTTTGAGAGCTTTTGTAAATGGTACTCCTTTTTCAGTTCTTTCAAGTTCGCCTCCAATATTGCCACCTGTAAAAAtgagaaatattattaagtgtTCTTTTATCGCGTAAACAAGCCTTGAAACCAACCCGTGATTACACCCCTGAAGTCTTAAAAACATACTTTCGTTATCTTTATCCTAAGTTGGAAGAAATTGACTTATTGCCGGCTCCATGTCATACGCACCTCCTCATACTTCATATCCCTCCGCGCCTCCTTGATGTACTCCCTGATGATGTTCATCTGCTCCAGCAGCGGGCTGTCCTCGTCATCCTGCCGCGTGTCGACCCTGGCGGCGCTCGGCCCCGCGATCTCCTCCTTCCTTTGTCTCTGTCGCTCCATCCTCTCTCTCTCCATTTGTATTTGCTTCTCAGCTCGCTCGTACCGCTGTTGCCGAACTTCTTCTATTTGAGCCTCTGTTGGCAGCTTTCTTAGAGATATCAAGTCTTCCTGGAATACAAAAGTGTGTgttgttaatctatactaatatataaagttgaagagtttgtttgtttgattgaacgcgctaatctcaggaactactggtccaaattgaaaaattatttttgtgttgaatagaccattcatcgagaaaggctttaggctataaaccatcacgctgcgactaataggagcgaaggtacaatagaaaatgtgaaaaaaaatagggcagctataaatcataactcatatcttctacccacggggacgaagtcgcgggcaacagctagtataggaTATATTGGTATTGAATGGGTTATGGTCTACCTTATGTACAAGCAGATGCTTATTTGTAAAAAGATAAGCTTAGGAGgcactaaaaacttttttcatcaattataaaatattagtacttaagagaacttgttttttttaaagaaaactactcccgcaataaggaatttattccttgtgtcgcgggggttttacaaagatacaattcacatgcacaaagacacccagattcagaacaagcattagtggatctcacaaatgattgtcctagcggggatcgaacccacgacacgtcgcgcacagtgggtttggcgtggggACATCTTGATTTCTATGTTATCCTTACCTTTATGTAATGGGCGGCTGCATGCCTGATGGCAGTCTGCAGACGCGCCTGACGCGAGCCGGGCTCGGCGGGGAAGGCGGCTATCTGCTTGCTCAGTAGGTCGATGCCCTCCGCCAGCTTGCCGATACGGCCCCGCATCTTGTTCACATCCGTCAGATTGTAAGTCGTCTCACCGTCAAAGAGGCTTTGACACATCTATTGAATAACAAAACGATATAAAGGATGGAATATCATAGAAGTGATTGGTTTTACTATTTGACCCAGTTTTAGTccaattatatatatatatatagaagtCATGAAATAAGTACATTATTTgcgtttttttaagtttatttgatgagattaaattatattaaaaatttcttACGATAAAATTCAAGAAGTGTTCACATAGTTCAAAAACAGATGTTTATTGCACCCTATTAAAAGTACCTTCAAATCCAAGAGACTGTGTCAGATTTATAAACGTTTACAGTCTCACTATTCACACACATCAAATTCTTGTTGATACCAAAAATCTTCCACATTAtacgttttttgtaaaactcaCCTTCTCATACATAGCGACATCTGGCCTAGCCTGATCCATGAGGCTTCTCATCTGCTCATAAGCGGTAACCAGCACAGTCTTAGCGTTCCGGCTCTCCTGGACCTGCTTCCTCAACTCGATCAGGTTGAAACAGTGCTCACAAAGCCGCAGACCATTCCTCTCTGATATATCGTGGTCCGGCTGCGACGAGCGAGGCGCTGATGGATCTACTATTGCTCCTGTGAAAATGTTGGTCTATTTTGATAAGACTTTACAAGAATGCGATAAGGACTTATAAAAAGTAGTCATGGTTTGTTGTGACTTAGTAATGTTAAATCCAACTCAGATGACTGACTAGCTAGTGAGACAGTTCTCTATCAAATAATGATGGTGTATGGGGCTTTGGTGATCATTTTTATGCCTGCCAGGCCAGCGGGTATCTCCAAAGGTTTACAGTAGCCCTGGTACACAAAGAGCAAGGGAAGGGAGGACATGGTGGAGCTGGTTTTTAGATAGTACAAGTACTAAAGATACTTTGATTGAGTTCCCAACTGGAAATCAAGAAAGTCAAGTATGAAAGTGGGATTATGGGTATTTCTCATCAAAGTCTGTGGCTATAGAATAAGCTTAATAATTACTCATTATCACTTAAACATAATTCATCAGGAAAAGTAgagtatgtttaaaaaataaacagtaatacATACTAGCTACATTAATATCTAGGAATGTGGAGCAATCGTGGCACAGTATGGAACCACAAAGTCGGCAGTGGTGTTTCCGGCGCGTCAAATTAAATGCTTTCGCACAATTAGGGCACAGCTTCACTGATGAACCATCCAGCCAGGGTACAACCTGAAACAGATAACCAAACGTTGTACCGATTGTTTAGATTGAAGACAAAAGTATGTACAATTTAGATAGGCAATAAACTAGGCGAGACTagtctattataattataatattgaacaacattcacacaacgccatctagtctcaaattaagcagagcttgtgttatgagtactagacaactgataaacatacttatatagttctaaatacatacatattatagataaattacacccagacacagaacaattgatcgtgctcatcacacaaaaatttttcctgggtgggaatcgaacccacgacctccggtatagcagtcaggttcactaaccactagaccaacaggccagtcaaattgTCTAGTcttttcacattaaaatatttattactgcccttattactttttattttcattacatttaaaatgaacttGTTCAAGTTCAAAATAATGGCTCGTAAATGCATTACACTTCAAACTTtgtcatataaaaaaaagtgtagCAAATGATGTTAGACAGCAGCAAACAGTGTGTGTTATGAAAATCCCAATGATTTGTTGAGTGTAAGGCGCCAACAAGACTTAACTGTGTCCTTTACATAAAGATGTAAATATGTTGCTTATGCTTAACATAAAGTTTTCTAAGAAACAAGTATGTacacatttcaaaattaaataatactatttttttatttcgattatcTAATATGAGTAATACATTGTTCTTAGATTCATTGCATGTAAAATACTCATTTGTTGTAGAATTACCTCAGAATGATTAGTCTATTTATCTAAATTGAACtaatacaacatattttttacataatgaTAATTATCACTTAAATGATAAGATagtaaaaaatgataatgaattaaatactaTTACACTACTacacacttaaaaaaaagttttaatgtaaaatgaattTAGGCCTTCTCAAATATTGATAGAATATTCTGTATCATCAATTCGGttggttcagtagtttacaCCAGATTTAGGTGGCGCAGAAAATATCACTACAGTAGAACCCCTGACCAAGGAGCGCAAAGTGACTATTATTACACATCTGACAAAGGGTAAGGGGCCCTGATTCTGTGTAATGTAGACAGACACCTTATATAATACTTATCACACTTACCTCTTGTTCATGCTGCTTCCTCTGGTTAGGTTCAGTGGGCATGTTGCAGACAAGCTTGTCGAGCCTTATCAGCAGCTTGTTGGTCTCTGTCGCGTACCTCTCCAGCCGCGCAGACCTCACAGCCTTCAAATAATCCGAAGAGCTACGAGACACACCGATCACTTGCTCCTCATCCAACCAACGGTGCTCCTGGTAACTAAACTTCAACGCGCGGTCAAATGTCTCTTTTAAATCCGaatcatcattatttaaaataatcttcttCGCCTTCCCAAATATTTCCTTTAAGGATCTTAAAACGTCCTGTTCCTCAGAGTGTAAACTTTCAAAGTGGCTCGTTAGTTGGGAAGCAGATTTCAAGTCCGCTTTACATATCGGACAAAGGAATCCCTCCAATATTTCATCATCGTTAGCCGTAGCCATTGTACAAGAGTTTCTATTGATGTTCCATTATAAATGCAcagtaattaagtttaatttcttGGTGAAACAGTGAAACTGTACCGTGACACTGTGTGACACCCCTTTACTCAGTCTTCGCACAAATTTTGACGTTACGTTTAGTTTTTATGTTCTCCattaaatgtaagaaaatgtaaattatgGACGTACCGAAGTTTTTCGTAATgtcaaataacattcaaaaagtaTTGCCAAATATGTACTGCGtgctatattttaaaaactttgaaatggtcttaaaaatcgtttaattttaattttgggcTATTTTATGATGTTATCTAGTTTTTTCGAAGTATTCTAATAGTTTCTGTTTTCGTTGTTTTGAGTATAGGTTGATCTAAGTAAAGAACAAAAACCGGGTAAAGAATCATTTTATTGAAGGTGCTGCTATATAAACTAAACGTGTGTTCAAATGACACATTAATGTTGCCAGTTTATAACAAtccaatcataaaaatattagaaacgaTCTTTGTTGGAAAATAtcgattattttaattcaagctTTTCTGATTCTTACTTCATTAAATAACCATTAGTCACACTAAATAAGGCAGCGGAATTTTAATGACACTGCTGTAACTTGTAGTGACACCTTAACCACTTCTtaacaacatattattttcCGTGAGATTTTCTGTAGGTTTTCAGCATAGACTAGTTTTACTCTTTGCCTTGAGAATTTGTGAAAATGTGAATTATCTGCTCTTTATAGTCTATGGCAAACAAAATGGGTGTACTTTTAGGTTAGGgaatgtaagatttttttagaaaatttagtttgacaaaaatgaaatatatttataaaatggagTCAGTGCTTATAAGTATAGCCGTTATATTATGTTCTGTATTACTTGTAAAAGTACTTTATAAACTACGGTGAGTAGTTAGTGAGGTTATTGATAACGCTTTCCCGCCCgacaaaatctgtaaaaaatatattttatggttaTTCCAGGTCAGCTTTGCCGTGGCCTGTAAACTGTTGGTTCTGTAATAAAAACTGTTGGGTAAAGTATCCAGAACGCAACAGCTGGACTTGCCTTGAATGCGAACAATATAATGGATTTACCAAGGTAAGGCTATGGATATCGgtagtttattaattaagtgcTAATTTGATTATGCGTTACATAACTATAGCCAATTACTTAActaatttatctaattattggTTTTTGTCTACTTGGTCATACATGATTTCCCT is a window from the Trichoplusia ni isolate ovarian cell line Hi5 chromosome 3, tn1, whole genome shotgun sequence genome containing:
- the LOC113508763 gene encoding rabenosyn-5: MATANDDEILEGFLCPICKADLKSASQLTSHFESLHSEEQDVLRSLKEIFGKAKKIILNNDDSDLKETFDRALKFSYQEHRWLDEEQVIGVSRSSSDYLKAVRSARLERYATETNKLLIRLDKLVCNMPTEPNQRKQHEQEVVPWLDGSSVKLCPNCAKAFNLTRRKHHCRLCGSILCHDCSTFLDINVARAIVDPSAPRSSQPDHDISERNGLRLCEHCFNLIELRKQVQESRNAKTVLVTAYEQMRSLMDQARPDVAMYEKMCQSLFDGETTYNLTDVNKMRGRIGKLAEGIDLLSKQIAAFPAEPGSRQARLQTAIRHAAAHYIKEDLISLRKLPTEAQIEEVRQQRYERAEKQIQMERERMERQRQRKEEIAGPSAARVDTRQDDEDSPLLEQMNIIREYIKEARRDMKYEEVAILEANLKELKKEYHLQKLSNKS
- the LOC113508760 gene encoding WD repeat-containing protein 78, producing MVENESPSPSTQRSLHNAPSSVEPSAFTLNEESQVRVAKPPPSVMSKRRMYRVIVDDVDVTPEDIVDPEFVTLDEMITHAAYGKARSRSEAVLKFSRSKSRTAMDGTKVYATTINLDDIHIDHTLNTEEGVEADDGDISLAPSAFYLPKMNPITSYPPEIFITLKETETVFLFELPSVSYDKGTPEGTIIEEENTYYEYITVGKGRNRKMVTEETQTKECIKQTRHTLATRPQKKNAESFASMWDMHDTYAKIAKTLQEHEEPDEMVMYQSAAPHLLRKKRKKVAFSIDHDSSHKTFAEIASTPQYLDAVMLTERVLASLEYGKAQKRFRGLIKMDPLSLDLVYIYTLRPLWTFECEETAGRPIVSISVNPKNDNIMAVAHGKYGFADAFNGTVCIWCTKNPCKPERLYRFEVALTSVGFSEKNPNWLACGFFNGDVLILDITSYEIKIIAKSKRDTNPCFEPIWTINWRSVDRETEYVMTTCQDGRINRFQSTKTHEFICAPMMRISTVEGKLKGLETAKTCLKADVPITRYPAAVCMMWHRNCENCYLVGTDEGCIHKCSTHYLNQHIDVFRAHAGPVTDMVQSPHMNILIASSGADNAIRLWMEGMDEVIMTLMCPTAVTGISFCPVNATILLSASGSVLSVWDLRRKIHMPCAEYTFPGNVILTYIRFANQGHNVFVGDTWGRVHTFHLEDTPIPPYYQWKLLDEAIRKALCTRPHLIRQLDKLLRLRSRERTKKSL